From the genome of Chloroflexota bacterium:
ACGAAGGCGCAAAGGTCATCGTCCTCAAGGCTAACGGCCCTAGCTTCTCCTCCGGCCACGATATCGGCAGCGATGAGTCCCGCGCCTTCCGCAAGGCCAACCCCGTCAAGCCCGGCGCCGAGGGACGTTACTTCAAGGAGGCCGATATCTTCCTCGGCTTCTGCCAACGCTGGCGCGATATCCCCAAGCCCACCATCGCCGCCGTCCACGGCTATTGCATCGCCGGCGGCCTCATGCTCGCCTGGCCCTGCGACCTCATCATCGCCGCCGATGACGCCAAGTTCAGCGACCCCGTCCTCCGCATGGGAATCGGCGGCGTGGAGTACTTCGCCCACCCCTGGGAGTTGGGCGCCCGCAAGGCCAAGGAGCTGCTCTTCACCGGGCAGTTCATAGACGCCCAGGAGGCCTACCGCCTCGGCATGGTCAACCGCGTCGTCCCCAAGGATAGGCTGGTGGAAGAGACCATGGCCCTGGCGCGCAAGATCGCCGAGATGCCTTCCTTCGCCCTGGCCATGGCCAAGCAGGCTGTCAATGCCACCCTCGATGCCATGGGCCAGCGCAACGCCATGCAGGCCGTCTTCACCATGCACCAGCTCGCCCACGCCCATTCCGAGCTCACCACCGGCAACGCCATCATGGGCCAGGACGCCCGCTCCATGGCCTCCCTCAACAAGTCGTAGCTACCCTCGTGATGCCGGCAGTTGACCATTAGACCCCGGAACCACTAGACTTGGCAAGGGTCGAACGAGGTACAGAAACGATGGCACCGAAGCCCGGCGCGCACGAAAATCTCGTCTCCGGCGACTCCCACGTCGTTGAGCCGCCGAATCTTTGGGTTGACCGCCTCGGCAGCAAGTTCGGCGACCGCACCCCCCGCGTGATCCGCGATCGCAAGGGCGATAAGTTTGTCCTCCCCGGCGCCGCGCCCATGGGCTTCGGCGTCCTCGGCTCCGCCGGCCGTACCATGACCTCCGTCACCAGCCTCTTTGATGACATGCGCCTCGGCGGCTGGGACCCTCACGAGCGATTCAAGGACATGGCCCGCGACGGCATCTACGCCGAGGTCCTCTACCCAAGCCTGGCCATGCGCCTCTACGCCTACGGCAAGGATAGCTCCTACCAGTCCGCCTGCTTCGCCGCCTATAACGATTGGCTCGCCGAATACTGCGCCACCGCCCCCGATCGCCTCATCGGTGTGGCCCTCATCTCCCTCACCGATCTCCGCGAGGCCATCAAAGAGATGTGGCGCGCCGCACGCCTCGGACTTAGGGGCGTCCTCATCGCCGGGTCGCAGCCCCTTCAGAGCCACTATGGCCAGCCCAAGTACTTTCCCTTCTGGGCGGAGGCGGAAACCCTCGGCCTGCCCATCAGCCTCCACTCGTTCACCGGCGCCCATCAGGCCGATGAAGGGAGCGGGCTTCTGGAGTACGGCCTGGCCCACTTCCACGCCCAGCGCTCCATCGCCCAGATGCTCTTCGGCGGCGTCTTCCAGCACTTCCCCGGCCTCCACGTCGTCTCCGTGGAGAACGATGCCGGCTGGGCCGCGCATCTCATGGAGCGCCTCGATTGGACCCACGAGCATAAGGGCATACGTCTGGGAAAGCCGCTCAACAGCCTCCCCAGCGAGCAGCTGCGGGAGCACGTCTGTTACACCTTCAGCCGGGAAAAGGCCGCCATCGCCACCCGCAAGCTCATCGGTGTCGAGAACCTCATGTGGGCCTCCGATTACCCGCACGATGACAGCACGTGGCCGGAATCCCAGCGCATCATCTTTGAGACCTTCAAGGGCGTCGGCCCGGAAGAGCTGCGCAAGATGACCTGCCTCAATGCCGCCCGTCTCTACAACGTACGCGGCGTTGACGATGAGTGGGGCTATCTGCAGAGAGGCCGCCCAAAGGTCGCCGTGCGCCCCCGCGTCCGCCGTGCCACCTCCTGACATCAGGGCGATGCTGCCTGTTGGGGCGACCCCGTGTGGTCGCCCATTGGAGAGCAACCCATGCAAAAACTCATCATCCAAGTCGCCATCAACGAATATGTGACCAGGGAGCAAAACCCTCTGGTCCCCATGAGCATCCAGGAGATCGCCCAGGACGCCACTGATTGCGCCAACGCAGGCGCCTCCATCGTCCACTTCCACCCCCGCGACCCCAAAACGGGCCTCACTCGCCCGGCCGATGTCGCCATGTACGCGGAGATCGCCCAGCGCTTCAGGGCCAAGTGCGACCTTATCTATTACCCCACCTACGGCAGCGAAAAGCGTCTCGGCGATCAGCTCACCCATGTCTATGAGCTGACCACCCATCCTATCGGCAAGCTGGAGGCCCACCTCATCGGCCTCGCCCCGGTGAACCTGGCTGGGTATGATGCTTCCAAGCGCCGGTTCCTCTACGATGAGCCCTACGCCTCCTCCTTCTCCGAGTTCATCCCCTTCTTCGAGTTCTGCAACAAGACGGGTCTCAAGCCCTTCCTCATCGCCTACGAGCTGGGGCACATCCGCGCCGCCCTCCGCTACCGCGAAATGGGCCTTCTCCGCGACCCGCTCGTCCTCCACCTCCGCTTCAGCGATGCCCACTCCTTCGGCCCCT
Proteins encoded in this window:
- a CDS encoding enoyl-CoA hydratase is translated as MDAMRYILYERVGEVAVITLNRPDTRNAQHEILLRELDAAFRKGEQDEGAKVIVLKANGPSFSSGHDIGSDESRAFRKANPVKPGAEGRYFKEADIFLGFCQRWRDIPKPTIAAVHGYCIAGGLMLAWPCDLIIAADDAKFSDPVLRMGIGGVEYFAHPWELGARKAKELLFTGQFIDAQEAYRLGMVNRVVPKDRLVEETMALARKIAEMPSFALAMAKQAVNATLDAMGQRNAMQAVFTMHQLAHAHSELTTGNAIMGQDARSMASLNKS
- a CDS encoding amidohydrolase, whose product is MAPKPGAHENLVSGDSHVVEPPNLWVDRLGSKFGDRTPRVIRDRKGDKFVLPGAAPMGFGVLGSAGRTMTSVTSLFDDMRLGGWDPHERFKDMARDGIYAEVLYPSLAMRLYAYGKDSSYQSACFAAYNDWLAEYCATAPDRLIGVALISLTDLREAIKEMWRAARLGLRGVLIAGSQPLQSHYGQPKYFPFWAEAETLGLPISLHSFTGAHQADEGSGLLEYGLAHFHAQRSIAQMLFGGVFQHFPGLHVVSVENDAGWAAHLMERLDWTHEHKGIRLGKPLNSLPSEQLREHVCYTFSREKAAIATRKLIGVENLMWASDYPHDDSTWPESQRIIFETFKGVGPEELRKMTCLNAARLYNVRGVDDEWGYLQRGRPKVAVRPRVRRATS
- a CDS encoding 3-keto-5-aminohexanoate cleavage protein; its protein translation is MQKLIIQVAINEYVTREQNPLVPMSIQEIAQDATDCANAGASIVHFHPRDPKTGLTRPADVAMYAEIAQRFRAKCDLIYYPTYGSEKRLGDQLTHVYELTTHPIGKLEAHLIGLAPVNLAGYDASKRRFLYDEPYASSFSEFIPFFEFCNKTGLKPFLIAYELGHIRAALRYREMGLLRDPLVLHLRFSDAHSFGPLPNADGIRSYLSVVPKGVPVQWFTQVYGAPHYPMNRLAIQMGGHARIGIGELAREPKSPRSNARIVESIVKQARRDGREIASTAEARKLLGMKTPS